The Dendropsophus ebraccatus isolate aDenEbr1 chromosome 3, aDenEbr1.pat, whole genome shotgun sequence genomic interval CTGTTTGGACATATGAATATCACAGGGAGATGCCCTACCCACGTGTTGGTAGAAGGCGCTAGGGTGatcatctacaaaaaaaaaatttattttattttttataaattgggggggggggggggggtgatggcaaGCAGCTTTAATTCTTTTCTACATtttctgtttaaagggaatcaatcagcccaattgggctgatatggttccctgtactgctgtatacagctcctgcagcagccgcagcacatacaggtcatggctgcagcaggagctgtatacccagaaaaaagcactttaatcccccgggtgcgtgacaggcagcggtggggaagtagtcatctgggcggctccctgcccctGTCTactcaccgctctctgcctgtcagcagaatggttgacaggcagagaggccagtaagggtgcctttacacagagatttatctgacagatttttgaagccaaagccaggaatggatttgaaaagtggagaaatctcaatctctgtttatagtctgttcctggcttaaaaatctgtcagataaatctctgtgtaaaggcaccctaagggacctctctgcctgtcattcatccccttggagcgcggtgactagacacgggcggggagccgcccagatgaccacctccccgcctctgcctgtcacgcgcccgggggattaaagtgcttttttttctggtatacagctcctgctgcagccacggctggtatgtgccgcggctgctgcaagagctgtatacagcggttcagggaaccatatgagCCCAATTGctctgaatggttccctttaaacagaaaATGTAGATCTGTAAATGTAAAATTCTCATTATTCTGTGTGCAGTATTTGGATATTACATGTTACTTGCCTCTGTTTCAGACTAGCTGTTCAGGCATGGAAGCTGAGGAGACGATGGGCTGCATTCAGGAATTCCCAGACCACTATAAAGTGATGATGGACAGGTTGAATGAGCAGCGGGAACTAGACCAGTTTACAGACATTACCCTGATTGTGGATGGTAAGTGTCTCAGGTTATGTCACACATTCTAATATTCATAAATATAGAGAGAGTAACAGCCACCGGCACTATCCTAGGGGGTTTCACTAGAGCGGGGGATATGAATGCAGCCAGTATGGTCGCACAGTATATAAGCGATAACTGGTTGGTTCTCACTTTTCCAGAGTGTAAGAGGCAAACATAACAGTCAAGGATTGTAGAGATGAAAAGGCCACTTACCACAAagtgtgatcttctttattcaaGTCGTATATTAAAAAACACAGGACATACTGGGCATTTCAGCAAGACGCCAGACACCTAAATAAAGCAAGGTTACAGCTGGTTCATGTGCATACGCGCTTCTTCAGGCCGCGCTGAAGTCTGAAGAAACGCGCATGAGCATGAACCAGCTGTAACCTTGCTTCATTTAGGTGTCTGGCGTCTTGCTGAAATGCCCAGTATgtcctgtgtttttaatacactacttaaataaagaagatcacactTTGTGGTGTGTGCCCTTTTCATCTCTACAATCCTTGACATTCTAATATTCTGTATAATAATCCAGATTAATACATCTGACAAAAAGTATCTAGAAATAATCTACCATTGCATTAGGCAAGTTTTCCATTTAGGAGTGTGAAAAAGTTAGTTGTCAATCCCTATGCATATATATGAAAGAATTCGTCCTCGTCTAGATCTGTCCCTTGACTACATAAGTGCTATATATGTCCCCGGTACAGACACTGCTTACAAAGGCACAGTCATTGTTGCTTATAGACTGGTTGTGGTAGAAATGGGACAAATAACTGATATCCTCTCAATGTTGTGTTGCCTATTATTAGATGCTCattatattttatagaaaatCAATGCATTATTCTAATATTACCCTTGCTTTATTTTTAGGCCACCAGTTCAAAGCCCACAAAGCCGTCCTTGCTGCCTGCAGCCATTTTTTCTACAAATTCTTTCAGGATTTTACAGAAGAGCCCTTGGTGGAAATAGAAGGTATTCACTGTATAGTTTAAAAAGGAGTAACTTTATCCTACGATCAACATCCATAGAATAAGTTATACGTGCCTGATCATGGGGTGGGGGCTCCCACTGATTAcaaagagacctgtcaatccTACTAAGATTACAGGACTCATTATTATGATGATGTTCTCATGATTATCAGGGTCCAAGTAGTCAGACTTGTTACCTATCCTGCAGGTAATTTCTGGTTATCTTGGGACGATCCCTTTAACCGGTTGATAACACAGACCTATAGACTGAAAGATAAAACCAGGGAAtttaagaatttatttttttaaattagtagtaaaataaaagttattgaaATTGGGTATTGTTGTAACTGTACTGACTTAAGGAATATAGATAGCATCTCAGTTTACCACAGGGCAAATGGCATAAACATGCTGGTATAACTTTGCTTGCATTGATTGTAGTCTGAggacttttcttttccttttcttgatttattttttttgttccaaACACAGGTGTGAGTAATGTTGCCTTTCGGCATCTAATAGAGTTCACATACACTGCAAAACTGATGCTACAAGGGGAAGAGGAGGCCAGTGACATATACAAGGCAGCCGAGTATCTCCAGATGCATGAGGCCATCAAAGCACTTGAGTTCAGGTATTAAATGGATatggatataaatatatatttaatatataaatatctGCTATTTAATAACAAATAAAGTAACCGCAGTAAATGTTGACAGATCCAGAGAGAATATGTATATAAAGGACAGAATATGTTGCAAATGGTACAATGCAGAAAGTAGACGTGTAATGAAATGAAAACAGCACACTGAGACGatctcctgcagtgagatggaaaaggcagcaggctggggaGTGAAGTATACAGCCACATGCTTGTCCTGCCTCTATCTAACAAGCGCTGTAGATCTGAACATCTAGACCCCAACTAGACATAAATTTTCATGTTATTGTTAGTCAGCCGTATATCACCCATTGTAAacaagatgtgcagctgacaatgGTGAAAAATGAAAGGCAATGTGAGCAATGACTGCCCTGCTTGCAAGATAATTGGACCACGTAAAGGCTCTTTGAATGAGCAGCAGTCTAGATTTGGCCTTTTTTTTCATTAGAGCCAGGAAAGGAGGTggttgaacataacaacatgcactacTTCCCTGGCTTCAGCGCTGGGGTTTGCTGTCCTCCGTTCTGGTTCCCGGTCCCACCTCGActgttgactggctgagtgggcctgacttCACGACCCGGGTCCCCGCTCATACTGGGAAACGGCCGGGGGACCAGGAACCAGAGCGAAGGAAAGCAGATCCCATCGCTTGATCTGGCGGTAGGTTCATGTTATGTTCAggcacctcctccccagctcttttgaagaaaaaaaaaaaaaaagtgtgaccccggaattctccttttaaGAGGCACTGTGGCCAAATCAACAGGTTGTGATCATAATCAGCTTTGCAATAAACCATTTTAAATTAACATTATACAtattgccactaggtgtctcccttcactgcacatgtgtacagctgctgcgtgttcacattcagtagcagaaaatcctgggggtgctcggattgtatggtcagctctcctgtcacacagcaccaaaacctctgtaacgacacagtgacattatactgactgagttATTACATAACAaaaagcattgtctcctggtaagcgcATGCATAGATAATAGAATTAGCAAAGGTCAATAATATAATTTGCCTAATTAGTTAATTgacctcagttgatatacaacctgcatgatgaacaggtgtcctttccttgtgtgagcgagCAAAAGACTGGGATTTCCTGTGTTTCAAAAAGAGACCATAGATCAAATATTGTCATGGACCAAAGTTTGGCTATATGTATAATGTGGATTTAAACGTAGAATACCGAAGCAAGTATATAAAAACtaagcaaaactgcttgtgatcacaacccctgttgatttctttataaaataaaaataaatagcgacaggtatgctttaaagtgacactgttaccccctttttgcattctgacttctctacacaggtgtaaagggaaaatgttgcagtttttataccttattttctatcatacgtcatggtgcttgttccagtaaaaagtgatcttttatcaactgctgaTTGTGCTACCTGAGCCGGGCTTCACGGCTGCAGCatcacttagccctgcccccatcgcTCCTGTAGGGCACGCCGCTCTGAGACATCACCAACGCATAGACCACgcccccctcagcggccattggtatggACTGACCTAGAGCAGGtcgggcctagacctttaggccggctTGTTCCAATGCCCATCGAGGGAgtggggcctatgtgccgatgatgttgcagatagcacaatccacagatgataaaagatcactttttactgaaacaagcaccatgacgtatgatataaaataatgtatgaaaactgctaagttTACCCATTACACCTTTGTAGAGAAGTCATGCAAAAAGAGggtgtagaaatatgtagaagacggcacttccgcgGCGGTGGTACTCAAGGtgcaaaaatagggtctaacatATTAACATAtgtctgctggatccacttctggctttgggcCAAAAAGTGccgtggcagtttaaaaaaaaaaaaaactatgctgcCACGTGACACCAGCCTTGGAGTTTTATTTATATGTAATTGGACTATATTAGGATCCGGGCACAATTTTTACAAGCCTGTAGCCGTGTGATGTTTTAGCAGACCATTTGTGTTGAAACTGCTAAATCCTGAAATGCCCTGGTGTGCCAGCCCCcgtggtgtgaatgcacccttagttgTATTTTCACTTGAAAAGTTATCCCtccatccacagaataggggataacttGTAGATCGGTTGGAATCAACTGCAGAAAACCCTTCCAGTGCCCACAATGGAGTAAAACCGCATCGTAGAATGAACAGAACAGGTCACGCACTCACAGCCACTAGTCCAGTCATCTGCTGTGGCCTTTTCGACCATTGCCAAATGCAGCAGCTCTTGCAGGGCTGTCCCAGCAGTCAGAGCCCACCATCTGCAAGTTATCCGCTATCTTGTGGTTAGGGGATAACTTAAGTGAGTACATTAAGTAGATGTCCTGGTTTAGAGGGCTGGCCCATAACATATCCTCTAAATAAATGGTACATACACTTAAAAGCCTGAAATATGCCAGAATGTAAGACTTTTAAAGGGATATGATGGTTCCAGTTAGAGGGTTTTTCATAGTACAATGAAAACTTGTATACGTTATTGTACTTTCTCAATCAAGTGCTCAGAATATCCAAGATCTCTGGTTGCAGGAATAACTCTTATTCCCTGAATCGAGAATACCCCTTTTAtccaggcctagaaaaacattgtgactttctttcaaaaagagcacctctcctgtcctcagtttgggtgtgggtttcattgaagtgaatgtagctgaattgtaataccaaacacaacctgaggatattgggtggtgctgtttttgcaagaaagtagctgtgtttctcTATAAGTAAGATGTAAAATATGCTGCTTTTTATAGACTCCACAGATATTTAAtgagcttgtgtgtgtgtgtttgctaggaaCAAAGAGACCATAATGATCGAAGAAAAGCCACCAGTAGAAGGATCTATTAAAAAATGGAAGATTTCTGACACAACCAATGTCATCACAGAAACCATGCCAACTTCAGAAGGCGAACCAGTTGAGATTGAAGTTGAAATCACTGAAGGAACAATTGAATTAGAGGAAAACATGGAGACTCTGGAAGCCGTGACGTCACCCGATCAGTCTGTGAAATACATTCAGAGTACAGGCACGTCGGATGACTCTGCCCTAGCACTTCTAGCAGATATTACCAGCAAATACCGCCAAGGCGAAAGAAAAAGGCAGCTGCAAGAAGACAGTGCCAGTGAAAGCGATGCTGCGGGCAAACAGGTAGAAGGCATAGAAATAATGGAAGTTCATCTGTCACATGTCAACAACATGTTCCATTGTCAGAAATGTAATCGTTCATTTAAATTGTTTTACCATTTAAAGGAACACATGAAATCACACTCCGCTGACAATTTTAAGTGTGAAATATGCAATAAAAGCTACGTACGTGAGATTGCGTGGAAGCAACACCTCACCTGTTACCATCTAGAAGAAAGCGGTGCCAACAAGAGGCCGAGACCGGGCAAAAAAATCCATGTTTGTCAATACTGCGATAAACAGTTTGATCACTTTGGACATTTCAAAGAACACTTAAGGAAGCATACAGGTAACATCGCCCATATGTGCACATGCACTAGGCGGGTCAGCAGagggcagcagctgcagcagaatTGCATAGTCCTGGATGTAACAGCTGCCTCACACAGTGATTTTCTGCTCTCTGTATTGCCAAGAGCTAAAGGcctgtcaatttaaaaaaaaaaaaaatttgcattgaaTATTTTGTATCTGTATTTGTATTTTACAGCAAtaattacccttttttttttacactagggCTCCCTAAAGGCGTTAGAAACCCTACTGTAGAGCTCTATGTACTGATGTTTCCTTCTTTACCGTTACTCTTGGCCCAGTAGATTGTCACAAGACTAGTAGCTTTGAAGACAAAACAGGTTTTAGGAGATTTCTGTGCTATGTATGGCACACAGTTATATCCTTAGTTATAATGTATGGTATTTGTCATGAGAAATTGTAGTCCTAGAGGCCCTGTGTACACAATGATACTCAATGGTATGTTGCATATCTCTGCATCAGAAATCCAGAAGCATACACCTGGCATTCTGAGATTTTTAGACATACATGGATGCTTTTTTCACAAAATAGCTCCCCTCGTCCAgagtttgtgtgtgatattatagcTTAGCTCCATTGAAGttaagccaagttgtaataccacctgATAGCTGGAGTGGTGCTGCAAtttgaagaaagcagctatgtttttctaatgttcgCTAAAACTTTGCAATAAAAGCACAGAAACATAAGGATCGACACATCAGTATTTCACCAACTTACATTATGTGTGTACACCACTGACAGAGCAGATTAAAATATGTGCTATGGATATTATACCCATGCCTTTTACACATGCTATtatttctaaggctgggttcacattagaAAATTTTATTTCATGTATGATATATGGttcctgcactacacagtgaagcaGTTTGTCTCTTTTCACTGTGTAGCAGGAGCTTACCCTTCAGGAACCGTGTCCGGCCACTACACGGTGAACGGAGAAAACAGCTTCTGACTGCATTCACTCTAGTGcaggcaccaaacagctgatcacgTCACGTGGTGGTAACCcactgatcagtgactgatggacTATCTTGATATCACAATATCACCCGTCTATTTCGGATGGTGGGCTTGTCTTTGGAGGGTTggctttagccatcttctgctccccgaTGCTGAAACTCTTTCAGCCCCCTTCCGAGAGTTTGGTGGGCTGGGTCTCGGTCCCAGTTGCGATCTCCATTAGCTGCACAGTATTGAGGCATAATCAGAGACACTGTTCTGCTAATGGATGGGTAAAACTATGCCCGCTTGCAGTGATTGGGAACTTGACCAACGCCTGAACATCTCGGAAGGGATACTTCTGAGGCTTCAAACGGCAGAAGGTAAGTGACAACTCCTTTACGTTCTGCCTTTGACGTGAATATGCTGACCCATTCCACTGCGACCCATTCAACTGCTACTTGTGGCTAGCCATTCACATCAATTTTTGTTCAAGTAAAACTCAGTAGCAGTTTTATGGAAACAATTAATGTTAATTCTTGTTACTTGTTAGTTCACATTGTCCCATTATAAAATTTGTACTTAGAGTTGATTGTAGGAGATTGCTTTTCTTATGACAGAACGTCTTGTAatattccttttttttggcaTCTAGGTGAAAAACCTTTTGAATGTCCAAACTGTCACGAGCATTTCGCTAGGAACAGCACTCTTAAATGTCACTTAACAGCTTGTCAGTATGGTGTTGGTGCAAAGAAGGGAAGAAAGAAATTGTATGAATGTCAGGTAAGTGATCCATAcatgttttaaagggaatctgtcagctgttttATGGGCAGCAAAAAACATAAACTGAAATGTTTTTCCAACAGTTTACTCTGGACTGCTTGTGGGGTTTCAGagtactctgctgctgctccccatCTAGCTGGACTTGAGTGATGCATCTCTCTCAGCCGTCCCTATAAAGTGACCTTTATAAAGGTCATTGAGCACACCTAGACGACAGTCTTATTTATTTGAATGGGGCAGGTCCAGTCTGTGGTAGCCTATGGTCCATagtgctgtaaagcatattactaaatgcagtttaaccccttaacgacatcgggcgtacgtatacgcccccgcagggtgggctttaacgcaaacgggcgtatacgtacgcccgatgtttccccgatcgctgtgtgttcacacacagcggtcggggaagatggcctgctataatgtatagcaggccatctctgctcgtcggcacgggggtgattaacccctcccatgccgacgatcgctgctatatgctgatctatacagatcagcatatagcagctaaattcagctttccgggtcatcggtgacccggaaagtaatggcgattggtgctgtccgagatagcaccaatcgccattagtgtccccactaaagatggccacggtgccacccccacgatcgccgtgataggccggccagtaccggccggcccatcacggcgatcatactgtaaaaaacagttttgccgggttctgctaggtagctgagaggtgcagaacaggtgtgtgtgtggtgcaggtgtaccatactcacctgatctggccgtccggagcgaagatcttcggtccgcgccgtcctcgcgtcttcttcgcgtcgcttccgggttcgttcgtccagcgtcggaaatcttcggaaacactcgggtcctcgtgttcggcgggcatcggtaatctccggcaatcttctctctactgccccctagcggctgatcagtgaatatcattcactgatcagttgctttgggttaaaaagattttttttttttttcccaatttttttttttttactttttttgcgccctaacgccgctgagtactgatcagcatcgcacgtaagtgcgccactgatcagcaactcctcctttttggcgtaggagtgttttttccccctatatcctaccgccactgtctgctgataagtgccgcacataagtgtggcatttatcagcagctcctttcttggcgtagggatattattttcttactgtcaaaaaaacactacattacactacactacatgaaataaagttttacaataaacatttacataccccatatactagtccccgtataaagatggcccccagggtgttttcggcgtcggacgcatatgctattattgcctccaacaccgaaacagccagtgagaatgaatggcggggatccttctttcctccattcatcatcatcatcatcatccagtgacgtgtctgggggtagcgtagcgtacgctgccccccagacacgtcttttccgccagtaccgtcccaataagagatcacggtttggcgtgaaattctacaaactctgtgagagtacctcagggtagcttgcggcacaatacgaaaatatcagaagtagtaataaagccctaatatttagcagccatggagcggacccagcgcttctggatatgaaggaccctgtaccgccccaggacaacattttccaggtgacgtcccccacactggagaaagggagaccccagaagaagtgcagagtgtggcgtaacagggggatcaggaaggacgccattttccagtgtgccacctgtcctgatcaccccggcctctgcatactggatcgctccaaggcgcaccacacgtcattggagttctacattatctaaattctgtccctttttcctatttcaggggtcacgttggtccagggttTATTCTGATCgctattatggagtcgggaaggaatttttcccctgtgatgaggctactgtcgtctgcctcacgagggttttttgccttcctctggatcaacacaggttgaatttgatggacacctgtaatttccaaccttataaactaataattggcccaatacccccaaataaattagaattgtcccttttccccagctaagtaggtatggccgccattcccattagaggatgccatgatgcaattacaaagcctctgtgcggccaggacagtagaaaccccccacaagtgaccccattctggaaactacaccccataaggaatctaacaaggggggcagcggggatatggccccctggtgacggccacatttgtggcgtgaaaataaaaaaaaaatatatatttttttttttattttcacggcacatgttccacatatgtgcccatcaccagtggggtccatatcctcattgcaccccttgttggattccttatggggtgaagtttccataatggggtcacttgtggggggtttctcctggcagcacaggagctttgtaaatgcgacatggcctccatcctccattccagcctctaaatggcgctctgtccctttggtggcttgccctgtgcccatatggcacattatgcccacatgtgaggtattttcgtactcaggggaaactaccctacacgttttgtgttcactttcttttttaaccccttgtgaaaaaggaaaaaatcaaggctagaccaacatttagtgtaaaaaatgtttaatttttacaccaaatcattgatcttgtcttgattttttcattttcacaaggggttaaaagataaaaaaaaaaaacacaaaatgtgtagagcaatttcccctgattatagaaataccccacatgtggacataaagcgccatgtgggtgcagggtaagcctccgaagggaaggagcgccatttggtttttggaggctggatttggctggaatggatttcgaggggccatgttgcatttaaaaggcccctgtgttgccaagacagttgaacccccccacaattgaccccattatggaaactacacccctcagggaatgtaacaaggggtgtagtgagcatatggaccccactggtgacggacacaaatgtggaacaatatggcgtgaaaattaaatattacattttttacactataatgttggtttagccttaaatttttcattttcacaaggggttaaaagagaaaaaaaacacacaaaatgtgtagagcaattccccctgagtccgtaaataccccacatgtggacataaagcgccgtgtgggtgcagggcaagcctccgaagggaaggacagccatttgaattttggaggctagatttggccagaatggatgatgaacgccatgtcgcatttacagagccctcgtgctgccaaaacactggaaaccccccacaagtgaccccattctggaaactacacccctcaggaatctatcaaggggggcagcggggatatggaccccttgatgacgggcacatttgtgccatgaaagtgaaaaaatgaaaattttccctttcacgtcacattgttccacatttgtgcccatcaccagtggggtccatatgctcactgcaccccttgttagattccttgaagggtgtagtttccagaatggggtcacttgtggggggtttccagtgtcttggcagcacgagggctctgtaaatgcgacatgacccttgaaatccattccagtaaaatccagcttgcaaaggccaattggcgctctttccctttggaggctcgtcccgCTTGGCACTTAATGTCCAcatgcgctacacgtttggtgtttttttttttcttttatccccttgtaaaaatgaaaaatgaaggctagaacaacattttagtgtaaaaaatagaatttttccttttttacaccacattgttctgaaaatctgtgaagcacctgtggggtccaaatgctcaccgcaccccttgttacattccttgaggggtgtagttttctaaatggtgtcccttttaggggtgttttttaggttttggcaccccagagcctctgccaacctgaagtggtacagtcaaaaataaccaaatataacggaggcgttgaaattcactgggcgctcccttatatctgaggcttgtggttgcgtcaaatagcgcaatagggccacatatggggtatttctataaactgcagaaacggggcaatcaatattggggtgcatttctctgctaattggtttatcattatgaaagatattggattacaataaaatctctgcacagaaaataaaaattttcaaatttcttacacacttagcttttatttctgtgactcccctaaagggttaaaacactttctgggtgtgcttttgcagagtgtgggggggtgcagtttctgaaatggggtgctttgtggggctttctaacatacaggcccctcaaatacactttaaggctgggttcacacgctgtaactgtgcggctgtattttttatgcggctgtaaatgtgcgggtgaaactactgccatgggaaaaaatagacatgcggctcaaaacatacggtcatttacttggaaatctggttcaactaaaaataacaaataaaatcttaagaaagtgatgcaaacacctctggatgcatctgggaaagcagggaaacagtttacatgaattgctattaccggggtttgcgatcctctgcactatagccgatgtctctcatggttaatatattgaattaataaaacacattttctttctaataaagtcccttttattgttcaataattaaatgtaaacgtctggttttttttttttaaataaata includes:
- the ZNF131 gene encoding zinc finger protein 131 isoform X2 — encoded protein: MEAEETMGCIQEFPDHYKVMMDRLNEQRELDQFTDITLIVDGHQFKAHKAVLAACSHFFYKFFQDFTEEPLVEIEGVSNVAFRHLIEFTYTAKLMLQGEEEASDIYKAAEYLQMHEAIKALEFRNKETIMIEEKPPVEGSIKKWKISDTTNVITETMPTSEGEPVEIEVEITEGTIELEENMETLEAVTSPDQSVKYIQSTGTSDDSALALLADITSKYRQGERKRQLQEDSASESDAAGKQVEGIEIMEVHLSHVNNMFHCQKCNRSFKLFYHLKEHMKSHSADNFKCEICNKSYVREIAWKQHLTCYHLEESGANKRPRPGKKIHVCQYCDKQFDHFGHFKEHLRKHTGEKPFECPNCHEHFARNSTLKCHLTACQYGVGAKKGRKKLYECQVCDSVFNCWDQFKDHLVLHTGEKPNHCTLCDMWFMQGSELRKHLRDTHNISEGIVTEVVLPSDQSEAEAVSSMAFVEQVEQVHVVPVDQVIQVQVDPPQLTVGHLHQDLLEVNQVKGAHILDLQTQVHMGHIEVGHLQIDPGTEVHVEEVHVEHVDQIHMEEVEAHLLDESNIQHIEQTIEEQSCQAEVTELHQIVHTGSESIQIRQMDMTHIEAIAE
- the ZNF131 gene encoding zinc finger protein 131 isoform X1; amino-acid sequence: MGAPNPPGEWTGRADYQAAVPPCSPMLFVQMPTSCSGMEAEETMGCIQEFPDHYKVMMDRLNEQRELDQFTDITLIVDGHQFKAHKAVLAACSHFFYKFFQDFTEEPLVEIEGVSNVAFRHLIEFTYTAKLMLQGEEEASDIYKAAEYLQMHEAIKALEFRNKETIMIEEKPPVEGSIKKWKISDTTNVITETMPTSEGEPVEIEVEITEGTIELEENMETLEAVTSPDQSVKYIQSTGTSDDSALALLADITSKYRQGERKRQLQEDSASESDAAGKQEHMKSHSADNFKCEICNKSYVREIAWKQHLTCYHLEESGANKRPRPGKKIHVCQYCDKQFDHFGHFKEHLRKHTGEKPFECPNCHEHFARNSTLKCHLTACQYGVGAKKGRKKLYECQVCDSVFNCWDQFKDHLVLHTGEKPNHCTLCDMWFMQGSELRKHLRDTHNISEGIVTEVVLPSDQSEAEAVSSMAFVEQVEQVHVVPVDQVIQVQVDPPQLTVGHLHQDLLEVNQVKGAHILDLQTQVHMGHIEVGHLQIDPGTEVHVEEVHVEHVDQIHMEEVEAHLLDESNIQHIEQTIEEQSCQAEVTELHQIVHTGSESIQIRQMDMTHIEAIAE
- the ZNF131 gene encoding zinc finger protein 131 isoform X3 yields the protein MLFVQMPTSCSGMEAEETMGCIQEFPDHYKVMMDRLNEQRELDQFTDITLIVDGHQFKAHKAVLAACSHFFYKFFQDFTEEPLVEIEGVSNVAFRHLIEFTYTAKLMLQGEEEASDIYKAAEYLQMHEAIKALEFRNKETIMIEEKPPVEGSIKKWKISDTTNVITETMPTSEGEPVEIEVEITEGTIELEENMETLEAVTSPDQSVKYIQSTGTSDDSALALLADITSKYRQGERKRQLQEDSASESDAAGKQVEGIEIMEVHLSHVNNMFHCQKCNRSFKLFYHLKEHMKSHSADNFKCEICNKSYVREIAWKQHLTCYHLEESGANKRPRPGKKIHVCQYCDKQFDHFGHFKEHLRKHTGEKPFECPNCHEHFARNSTLKCHLTACQYGVGAKKGRKKLYECQVCDSVFNCWDQFKDHLVLHTGEKPNHCTLCDMWFMQGSELRKHLRDTHNISEGIVTEVVLPSDQSEAEAVSSMAFVEQVEQVHVVPVDQVIQVQVDPPQLTVGHLHQDLLEVNQVKGAHILDLQTQVHMGHIEVGHLQIDPGTEVHVEEVHVEHVDQIHMEEVEAHLLDESNIQHIEQTIEEQSCQAEVTELHQIVHTGSESIQIRQMDMTHIEAIAE